Proteins from a genomic interval of Fluviispira vulneris:
- the rdgC gene encoding recombination-associated protein RdgC, protein MSIASGSFAIKRFQILTPSKDTPFSWIVEQIKKSFISPIGLDDTREESIGFCHPFTGEAQLDDPFSLIYENSFLFGIRADKKKIPATFMKLQLRAAFEALGHEKEDEHGTVRRVGKKVRESVKDRLKEELLKSSLPSVRLVEVIWQLDSNQIWLSSASSSVISEFEKLFQETFSLPLVLLNPGTLSVDFERLHLGLKVNIQPLLDVSPVSLATADSNVNAHKKSSDVDTPVF, encoded by the coding sequence ATGTCAATAGCTTCAGGTTCATTCGCAATCAAGCGATTTCAAATCCTCACTCCATCGAAAGACACACCTTTTTCATGGATAGTGGAGCAAATTAAGAAATCATTTATATCCCCCATCGGCTTAGATGACACACGTGAAGAGTCGATAGGATTTTGTCATCCGTTTACGGGCGAAGCTCAATTAGATGATCCTTTTTCACTGATTTATGAAAATTCATTTTTATTTGGCATCAGAGCAGATAAAAAGAAAATTCCTGCAACTTTTATGAAATTGCAGTTGCGAGCGGCATTTGAAGCTCTAGGGCATGAAAAAGAAGATGAGCATGGAACTGTTCGACGTGTGGGTAAAAAAGTACGTGAATCAGTAAAAGATCGTTTAAAGGAAGAATTATTGAAGTCTTCTTTACCTTCTGTCCGCCTCGTTGAAGTCATTTGGCAGTTAGATTCCAATCAAATCTGGCTTAGTTCTGCTTCGTCTTCTGTTATAAGTGAGTTTGAAAAGTTGTTTCAAGAGACTTTCTCGTTGCCATTGGTTTTATTAAATCCAGGTACATTATCAGTGGACTTTGAAAGATTACATTTGGGTTTAAAGGTAAATATACAGCCTTTGCTTGATGTTTCTCCTGTTTCGCTTGCAACTGCCGACTCAAATGTCAATGCCCATAAAAAATCAAGTGATGTTGATACACCCGTATTTTAG
- a CDS encoding fatty acid desaturase family protein, with product MQENEHITPIIQRNKEELASGYPKWFRLLETAGLIIFFILVSIIAFRIIKVTVDLWYFILPALILAWIFSDFIGGLVHWAGDTWGSVDMPILGPALIRPFREHHVDPFAITRHDFIETNAACALGGVPILLSCLLLRIEKDFPLSSFIAFFVFFLTLFVLFTNQIHKWAHSKKRNKFLILLQNARLILNPDHHQIHHTPPFNKYYCITTGWLNYFLNSIGFFPKLEKLIMKYTKALPRRDDIGIEAAKKELK from the coding sequence ATGCAAGAAAATGAACATATCACTCCGATCATCCAGAGAAATAAAGAAGAACTCGCTTCAGGTTATCCCAAATGGTTCAGATTACTCGAAACGGCTGGATTGATAATTTTTTTTATTCTGGTTTCTATAATTGCTTTTCGAATTATTAAAGTAACAGTAGATCTTTGGTATTTTATACTTCCTGCTTTAATTCTTGCTTGGATATTTAGTGACTTTATCGGTGGACTTGTGCATTGGGCGGGGGATACGTGGGGGTCTGTTGATATGCCAATTCTAGGACCAGCGCTGATTCGGCCATTTCGTGAACATCATGTTGACCCTTTTGCAATCACCCGCCACGATTTTATAGAAACAAATGCTGCTTGTGCTCTAGGAGGAGTTCCTATTCTGTTAAGTTGTTTGCTGCTAAGAATTGAAAAAGATTTTCCACTTTCTTCATTTATAGCTTTTTTTGTTTTTTTTCTGACCCTCTTTGTCTTATTTACCAACCAAATTCATAAATGGGCTCATTCCAAAAAGAGAAATAAATTTTTAATATTATTGCAAAATGCACGTTTGATTTTAAATCCAGATCATCACCAAATTCACCATACGCCTCCTTTTAATAAATATTATTGTATTACAACAGGATGGTTAAATTATTTTCTAAATTCTATTGGTTTTTTTCCTAAATTAGAAAAATTAATTATGAAGTACACGAAAGCGCTTCCACGTAGAGATGATATAGGCATTGAAGCAGCTAAAAAAGAATTAAAATA
- a CDS encoding collagenase: protein MKRFISNCTSQSLKIAAITALAAAFQMSIHAHPMGEPQEDLSTNHCSIELNNLVAKLNTNEKNIASIISSVSGDCLAKLFLMSPSEIKSIYKKENINTVTQAAINEINNFNKNSLKKLINYAKFLNIGFYLESKNPELHLVYHADDVIKRNIAQLTDLYARKLFTLRNVDFAIDQKELQDTSKGIFNLIGSAQAYAETIHLIQYITGNKLDKNFPLYNAIAPIQKVLSATHDAGGLFYKSSDTKEIFKGIIQNIIRIVNEDENILEEKLYVNYIRELGKFLRYPTYQKDIIKSLTGVINRSSFKNAKGISDPNPMLIAAVAALEENNIVNANNCDDFKDKNGLNICDAKANLSNTLFPNRAKFDEGNIVIFSSLDEKEVTKQYLGMKEVEALFKRTIQNLDPISNDPNERLQIFIYKDAEEYKKYKSYISNLSNKEDGGIYIESIGTFYTYAGDSGLEDRVRHEYAHYLNGRYLVKGIHGDTSSFDKKWNRMTWFEEGSAEFYAGATQADNFINRKVKFDGIDVNNIKTIKELTNSAYGTLDSLVLYNQSTALFSYLYNKKYDIFTQLIESLKENNVTKFDYIIEKISDGSLDAEFKKYILEVKAGALSDARLKMNNHEFFNVSEIQKIETDMKNAGLNIKGCEVIASSEFQNAQARFACFGSIHDPAGNYHATNQAVNTSIKQLLSFNPKYSFTNCAFGETQKDSRRLYCEGPLSIASFTELSQERQKSVADSNEIQRLKTFKNSKEHFCFFTGDTLSDALFNNSRRQEAQGYDYTKSEDPSTGKLTVDKNGQITYTNTDKNSYDPVKGSVDISEKEHVHLNDNSPLKIVLNMFKFKKIDERMFATKIYADTDGRANLSLYRNEYNTSEIAKDGFRVFSDNFRYQEVNDFDFEVVEKPVGSHARIYSRYMLDYHNPNKSPNIDDIIKVKVSKHDWTPEIFEVRISSDKPSLSDNIAKGFENVETQVAEFKMTNKVVSGTYIYDPIEHLLDPGFNYSYEVIKGNDVKCGTLRLADYGAFTYVQSEDCENDSALIYVTRVTNTGVTPVFKLKAVFK, encoded by the coding sequence GTGAAAAGATTTATATCCAATTGCACCAGCCAATCATTGAAGATAGCCGCAATCACAGCTCTCGCAGCAGCATTTCAAATGTCCATTCATGCTCATCCAATGGGAGAGCCTCAAGAAGATCTCTCAACAAATCATTGCTCAATAGAATTGAATAATTTAGTTGCAAAGTTAAATACAAACGAAAAAAATATTGCTTCAATAATTAGCAGCGTAAGCGGTGATTGTTTAGCAAAACTTTTCCTTATGTCTCCGTCTGAAATCAAAAGCATTTATAAAAAAGAAAATATAAATACAGTTACCCAAGCTGCAATAAATGAAATCAATAACTTTAATAAAAACAGTTTAAAAAAATTAATTAACTACGCCAAATTTTTAAATATTGGCTTTTACCTTGAATCTAAAAACCCTGAATTGCACCTTGTCTATCATGCAGATGACGTTATAAAAAGAAATATTGCCCAATTGACAGATCTTTATGCTCGTAAACTGTTTACACTGCGGAATGTTGACTTTGCAATCGATCAAAAAGAACTTCAAGACACTTCAAAAGGGATTTTCAATCTTATCGGATCTGCTCAGGCTTATGCTGAAACAATCCATCTCATTCAGTATATTACTGGGAATAAGTTAGATAAAAACTTCCCCCTTTATAATGCAATAGCTCCGATCCAAAAAGTTCTTTCTGCCACTCATGATGCTGGAGGATTATTCTATAAATCGAGTGATACCAAAGAAATATTTAAAGGAATAATTCAAAATATAATTCGAATTGTAAATGAAGATGAAAATATTCTAGAAGAAAAACTTTATGTGAATTATATCAGAGAACTTGGAAAATTCTTACGTTATCCCACATACCAAAAAGATATTATCAAAAGCTTAACTGGAGTTATTAATAGATCCTCCTTTAAAAACGCAAAAGGTATATCAGATCCCAATCCTATGTTGATTGCTGCAGTTGCGGCATTAGAAGAAAATAATATTGTAAATGCAAATAATTGTGATGACTTTAAAGACAAAAATGGGCTGAATATTTGTGATGCAAAAGCAAATTTAAGTAACACTCTCTTTCCAAATAGGGCCAAATTTGATGAAGGTAATATCGTAATATTCTCATCTCTAGATGAAAAAGAAGTAACTAAACAATATTTAGGTATGAAAGAAGTAGAAGCGCTCTTTAAAAGAACAATTCAAAATCTTGATCCTATTTCAAATGATCCAAACGAAAGATTACAAATTTTTATCTATAAAGATGCCGAAGAATATAAAAAATATAAATCTTACATCAGCAACCTTAGCAATAAAGAAGATGGAGGTATATATATAGAAAGTATAGGTACTTTCTATACTTATGCTGGGGACTCTGGACTCGAAGATCGTGTTCGCCATGAATACGCTCATTATCTCAATGGCCGATACCTTGTAAAAGGAATTCATGGAGACACAAGTTCCTTCGATAAAAAATGGAATCGCATGACTTGGTTTGAAGAAGGAAGTGCTGAGTTTTATGCTGGAGCAACTCAAGCGGATAATTTTATTAACCGCAAAGTAAAGTTTGATGGAATTGACGTAAATAACATTAAAACGATTAAAGAGCTTACAAATTCTGCTTATGGAACTCTTGATAGCTTAGTCCTTTATAATCAAAGCACTGCTTTATTTAGTTATTTGTATAATAAGAAATATGATATTTTCACACAGTTGATAGAATCGTTAAAAGAAAATAATGTAACAAAATTTGATTATATTATTGAAAAAATATCAGATGGCTCGCTTGATGCAGAATTTAAAAAATATATTTTAGAAGTTAAAGCAGGCGCTCTCTCTGATGCTCGTTTAAAAATGAATAATCATGAGTTTTTCAACGTTTCAGAAATACAAAAAATTGAAACAGATATGAAAAATGCTGGATTAAATATAAAAGGCTGTGAAGTTATTGCAAGTTCTGAATTTCAAAATGCACAAGCACGTTTTGCATGTTTCGGAAGCATACATGACCCTGCTGGTAATTATCATGCGACGAATCAAGCAGTAAATACTTCAATAAAACAACTTCTCAGTTTCAATCCAAAATACAGTTTCACTAACTGCGCATTTGGTGAAACACAAAAAGATTCTAGGAGACTTTATTGCGAAGGTCCTTTGTCTATAGCTTCTTTCACTGAACTTTCTCAAGAAAGACAAAAGTCGGTTGCTGACTCGAACGAAATACAAAGATTAAAAACCTTTAAAAACTCAAAAGAACATTTTTGCTTCTTCACTGGTGATACATTATCCGATGCATTATTTAATAATAGTCGCAGACAAGAAGCTCAAGGCTATGATTATACAAAGAGTGAAGATCCTTCTACAGGGAAGTTAACAGTAGATAAAAATGGCCAGATTACATATACAAATACAGACAAAAATTCTTACGATCCTGTTAAAGGTTCTGTAGATATTTCAGAAAAAGAACACGTCCACTTAAATGATAATTCGCCTTTAAAAATCGTTCTGAATATGTTCAAGTTTAAGAAAATAGATGAACGTATGTTTGCAACAAAAATTTATGCAGACACTGATGGAAGAGCTAACTTAAGTTTATACCGTAACGAATACAACACTTCAGAAATTGCTAAAGATGGTTTCCGTGTATTCTCTGATAATTTCCGCTATCAAGAAGTGAACGACTTTGATTTTGAAGTTGTGGAAAAACCAGTTGGCTCACATGCACGAATTTATAGCCGATATATGCTAGATTATCATAATCCAAACAAATCACCTAACATAGATGATATTATTAAAGTCAAAGTATCTAAACACGATTGGACTCCTGAAATTTTTGAAGTGAGAATATCGAGCGATAAACCTTCACTCTCTGATAACATAGCAAAAGGATTTGAAAATGTAGAAACTCAAGTTGCAGAGTTTAAAATGACAAATAAAGTTGTGAGTGGAACTTATATTTATGATCCGATTGAACATCTTCTAGATCCTGGATTTAACTACAGTTATGAAGTGATCAAAGGCAATGATGTTAAGTGCGGTACTTTAAGACTTGCAGATTATGGCGCATTTACTTATGTACAGTCAGAAGATTGTGAAAACGACAGC
- the bcp gene encoding thioredoxin-dependent thiol peroxidase produces the protein MPAAKKTHNPILEKTYKCPKLSALNAKEEKVSLSDFSGNWLVLYFYPKDMTSGCTTEAQDFQSQAKKFSSLNCQIVGVSKDSCLSHKKFTEKENLKFTLLSDSDGKFCEAFAVWKEKSMYGKKYMGIERSTFIIDPKGNVVAEWRKVKVAQHVDEVFKTLKQLL, from the coding sequence ATGCCTGCTGCAAAAAAAACGCACAATCCCATACTTGAAAAAACTTATAAATGTCCAAAGTTAAGTGCTTTAAACGCAAAAGAAGAAAAAGTTTCTTTAAGCGATTTTTCAGGAAATTGGCTCGTTCTTTATTTTTACCCTAAAGATATGACTTCAGGTTGCACGACAGAAGCTCAGGATTTTCAATCCCAGGCAAAAAAGTTTTCTTCTTTGAATTGTCAAATTGTGGGAGTTAGTAAAGATTCTTGTCTCAGTCACAAGAAATTTACAGAAAAAGAAAATTTAAAATTTACACTCTTATCCGATTCTGATGGTAAATTTTGTGAGGCTTTTGCCGTCTGGAAAGAAAAAAGTATGTATGGGAAAAAATATATGGGAATTGAGCGTTCTACATTTATCATCGATCCAAAAGGAAATGTGGTTGCAGAATGGAGGAAAGTTAAAGTCGCTCAACATGTCGATGAAGTTTTTAAAACTTTGAAGCAACTTCTATAA